One region of Amphiprion ocellaris isolate individual 3 ecotype Okinawa chromosome 9, ASM2253959v1, whole genome shotgun sequence genomic DNA includes:
- the gdf6a gene encoding growth/differentiation factor 6-A — MDASRVVTVYLGLLLVFLGNIPCFQSAAIIAPSAPRRNRGVRIPHQDGQRSSKFLKDIFASSQPVVGHRKEDLKDAIVPHEYMLSIYRTYSAAEKLGLNASFFRSSKSANTITSFVDRGTDDLLHSPLRRQKYLFDVSTLSEKEELVGAELRIFRRAPGDLQTTGLYDIQLYPCRSDRLLDSRSLDPLDSTKAGWEVLDVWELFKAHRHHHPHHHHHHQQGNQICFQLRVTLGKSDTEVDLRQLGLDRRGRSQQEKAILVAYTRSKKRENLFNEMKEKIKSRRSVGEKEDAVVVKAAAEEEGVLPLRGGKGEGPRRRRRTALSNRHGKRHGKKSKSRCSKKALHVNFKELGWDDWIIAPLDYEAYHCEGVCDFPLRSHLEPTNHAIIQTLMNSMDPNSTPPSCCVPTKLSPISILYIDSGNNVVYKQYEDMVVEQCGCR; from the exons ATGGACGCATCTCGAGTCGTTACGGTATATCTGGGCctcctccttgtttttcttgggAATATACCGTGTTTCCAGTCTGCTGCTATCATCGCTCCCTCTGCGCCGAGGAGGAACAGGGGAGTCAGGATCCCTCATCAGGACGGACAAAGGTCATCCAAATTCCTAAAAGACATCTTTGCGTCTTCGCAGCCTGTCGTGGGACATCGCAAAGAAGACTTAAAGGACGCTATTGTTCCACATGAATACATGCTGTCTATATACAGGACATACTCGGCTGCAGAGAAGCTCGGACTAAACGCGAGCTTTTTCCGCTCCTCTAAATCTGCCAACACCATAACAAGTTTTGTGGACAGAGGAACAG ACGATCTTTTGCACTCTCCTCTGCGAAGACAAAAGTATCTGTTTGATGTCTCAACCCTTTCAGAAAAAGAGGAGCTGGTCGGGGCGGAATTAAGGATATTTAGGAGAGCGCCCGGGGATCTGCAGACGACGGGCCTCTACGACATCCAGCTCTACCCCTGCCGCTCCGACAGGCTGCTGGACTCCAGGTCTCTGGACCCGCTGGACTCCACCAAAGCCGGCTGGGAGGTTCTGGACGTGTGGGAGTTGTTTAAAGCGCACCGTCACCACCACccccatcatcaccatcaccaccagcaGGGGAACCAGATCTGCTTCCAGCTCAGGGTCACTCTGGGCAAATCAGACACCGAGGTTGACCTGAGGCAGCTCGGGCTGGACAGGAGAGGCCGGTCCCAGCAGGAGAAGGCCATCCTGGTGGCCTACACCCGCTCCAAGAAGAGGGAGAACCTGTTCAACGAGATGAAGGAGAAGATCAAGTCGCGGAGGTCGGTGGGTGAGAAGGAGGACGCGGTGGTGGTGAAGGCGGCAGCAGAGGAAGAGGGGGTGTTGCCCCTGAGGGGGGGCAAAGGAGAGGGGCCCCGGCGGCGGCGGAGGACCGCGCTGAGCAACCGGCACGGGAAGAGGCACGGGAAGAAATCCAAATCCAGGTGCAGCAAAAAGGCGCTGCATGTGAATTTCAAAGAGCTCGGCTGGGACGACTGGATCATCGCGCCCCTGGATTACGAGGCGTACCACTGCGAGGGGGTGTGCGACTTCCCCCTCAGGTCGCACCTAGAGCCGACCAACCACGCCATCATACAGACACTCATGAACTCCATGGACCCCAACAGCACCCCGCCCAGCTGCTGCGTCCCCACCAAACTCAGCCCCATCAGCATCCTGTACATAGACTCAGGCAACAACGTGGTGTACAAACAGTACGAGGACATGGTGGTGGAGCAGTGTGGGTGCAGGTAG